Proteins found in one Roseovarius pelagicus genomic segment:
- a CDS encoding ArsR/SmtB family transcription factor — protein sequence MDKDETLTAFAALSQSTRLDVFRLLIKAGGAGMSAGEIGETLNVRQNTMSANLAILLRAGLIRKTREGRSIRYFADMNGLRGLLAFLMQDCCGGRPDLCQPVIQELACDC from the coding sequence ATGGATAAAGATGAAACCCTCACTGCTTTCGCAGCCCTTAGTCAATCGACCCGTCTGGACGTGTTCCGCCTGCTGATCAAGGCTGGTGGGGCCGGTATGTCGGCGGGAGAGATCGGCGAAACCCTGAATGTGCGACAGAATACGATGTCGGCAAACTTGGCGATCCTCCTGCGCGCGGGCCTGATCCGCAAGACCCGAGAGGGCCGCAGCATTCGTTATTTCGCCGACATGAACGGACTGCGCGGATTGCTCGCTTTTTTGATGCAGGACTGCTGTGGCGGGCGACCCGATCTGTGCCAACCGGTCATTCAGGAACTGGCCTGTGACTGTTAA
- the arsB gene encoding ACR3 family arsenite efflux transporter: MTDTSLPAAAGLGTFERWLSVWVALAIGAGLLLGNLIPGVFGALASLEVASVNLPVAVLIWAMVYPMMVGVDFGALRQVGDRPKGLVVTLVVNWLIKPFTMAALGVLFFEYVFAGMIPPDDAQAYLAGVILLGAAPCTAMVFVWSNLTRGDATYTLVQVSVNDVIMVFAFAPIVAFLLGVTDIVVPWDTLLLSVGLYVMLPLLAGYVTRKRLVAQDGERAVDAFKSRVQPFSIIGLLVTVVLLFGFQGEVILDRPLVIVLIAVPLLIQSYGIFFVAYGAARAWGIPFNVAAPCALIGTSNFFELAVAVAISLFGLGSGAALATVVGVLVEVPVMLSLVAFANRTKHWFPAG; this comes from the coding sequence ATGACTGATACATCGCTCCCTGCTGCGGCGGGATTGGGAACCTTTGAACGTTGGTTGTCTGTTTGGGTGGCACTCGCCATCGGTGCCGGGCTGTTGCTGGGCAACCTCATTCCCGGTGTTTTTGGTGCGCTCGCATCTCTAGAGGTGGCATCGGTCAACCTGCCGGTGGCTGTGCTGATCTGGGCGATGGTCTACCCAATGATGGTCGGCGTCGATTTCGGGGCGCTGCGTCAGGTCGGGGACAGACCCAAGGGGCTGGTCGTGACGCTGGTGGTCAACTGGTTGATCAAACCTTTTACCATGGCGGCGCTGGGTGTTTTGTTTTTCGAGTATGTGTTCGCCGGAATGATTCCACCGGACGATGCGCAGGCCTATTTGGCGGGTGTCATCCTGCTGGGGGCTGCGCCCTGTACGGCGATGGTCTTTGTCTGGTCGAATCTGACGCGCGGTGATGCGACCTATACGCTGGTGCAGGTCAGCGTAAATGATGTGATCATGGTCTTTGCCTTTGCGCCGATTGTGGCGTTTTTGCTGGGCGTGACAGATATCGTCGTGCCTTGGGACACGTTGCTGCTGTCGGTGGGCCTCTATGTGATGTTGCCGCTGCTTGCCGGATATGTAACGCGCAAGCGTCTGGTCGCACAGGATGGCGAGCGGGCTGTGGATGCGTTCAAATCCCGTGTGCAGCCGTTTTCGATCATTGGATTGCTGGTGACCGTGGTTTTGCTCTTTGGTTTTCAGGGCGAGGTGATTCTGGATCGTCCGCTGGTCATCGTGCTGATTGCTGTTCCGCTGCTGATCCAGTCCTATGGTATCTTCTTTGTCGCCTACGGCGCGGCGCGGGCGTGGGGCATTCCGTTCAATGTTGCGGCCCCCTGCGCCCTGATCGGCACATCCAATTTCTTTGAATTGGCCGTTGCTGTGGCAATCAGCCTGTTCGGGCTGGGTTCAGGCGCGGCGCTGGCGACCGTTGTGGGCGTTCTGGTGGAGGTGCCG
- the fabA gene encoding bifunctional 3-hydroxydecanoyl-ACP dehydratase/trans-2-decenoyl-ACP isomerase, producing MADYPSSFGKDDLLKCARGELFGPGNAQLPEPPMLMMDRITDISADGGAHGKGHVLAEFDISPDLWFFDCHFPGNPIMPGCLGLDGLWQLTGFNLGWRGWQGRGYALGVGEVKLTGMVRPDRKMLTYKIDFTKAIQTRRLTMGVADGIVEADGEVIYMVKDMKVALSES from the coding sequence ATGGCCGACTATCCGAGCAGCTTCGGAAAAGACGATTTGTTGAAATGCGCACGGGGCGAGCTTTTTGGTCCCGGAAATGCGCAATTACCTGAGCCACCGATGCTGATGATGGACCGGATTACCGACATCTCGGCGGATGGCGGGGCACACGGCAAGGGGCACGTGCTGGCCGAATTCGATATATCGCCAGACTTATGGTTCTTTGACTGCCATTTTCCCGGCAATCCGATCATGCCGGGTTGTCTGGGCCTTGATGGACTGTGGCAACTGACCGGGTTCAACCTTGGCTGGCGCGGCTGGCAGGGGCGCGGTTATGCGTTGGGCGTGGGCGAGGTGAAGCTGACCGGAATGGTACGACCTGACCGCAAGATGCTGACCTATAAAATTGATTTCACCAAGGCGATCCAGACCCGACGCCTGACCATGGGCGTGGCCGATGGCATCGTCGAGGCCGATGGTGAAGTGATCTACATGGTCAAGGATATGAAAGTCGCGCTGAGCGAGAGCTGA
- a CDS encoding NADPH:quinone reductase has protein sequence MRAISYDRFGPAADVLELGDVDLPLPGPGEVRVRLSHSGVNPSDAKARAGARPGVTKPAFDRIIPHSDGSGEIDAVGDGVDTSRIGQRVWIWNGQWQRPFGTAAETICLPEAQTVPLPEGVDLAIGATLGIPGLTAAHTVFGGGDVAGQTLLISGGAGAVGHNAVQLAKWGGARVIATARGPGLERAAQAGADVCLDYTDPDLTAQILAATNGEGVDRAVEVEFGQNAAMLPEVMRPSGTICAYGSGADMAPTLPFGPYLFKALTLDIVLIYILGAAARTAAISRLHAALIAGSLRPEIARTYPLAECAIAQDAVMTPGRAGAVLLEI, from the coding sequence ATGCGTGCTATATCTTATGATCGATTCGGCCCTGCGGCTGATGTACTTGAACTTGGTGACGTAGACCTGCCCCTTCCCGGCCCCGGTGAAGTGCGCGTGCGGCTCAGCCATTCCGGTGTGAACCCATCCGATGCCAAGGCTCGCGCGGGCGCGCGTCCCGGTGTAACCAAACCGGCATTTGATCGCATCATCCCTCATTCCGATGGTTCGGGCGAGATTGACGCCGTGGGCGATGGCGTCGACACGTCACGGATCGGCCAACGCGTGTGGATATGGAACGGCCAGTGGCAGCGTCCCTTCGGCACTGCTGCAGAGACGATCTGCCTGCCAGAGGCTCAGACCGTGCCACTGCCCGAGGGCGTCGACCTCGCCATCGGCGCGACATTGGGCATTCCGGGACTTACAGCCGCGCATACGGTCTTTGGCGGTGGCGACGTAGCGGGACAAACCCTGCTGATCAGCGGTGGCGCCGGGGCTGTCGGTCACAACGCGGTGCAACTGGCGAAATGGGGCGGCGCACGGGTCATTGCCACCGCCCGGGGTCCGGGGCTGGAACGCGCAGCACAGGCAGGCGCGGATGTCTGTCTGGATTACACCGATCCGGATCTGACCGCGCAAATTCTCGCAGCGACGAACGGTGAGGGCGTTGATCGCGCGGTCGAGGTTGAATTCGGCCAGAACGCGGCGATGCTCCCCGAGGTGATGCGACCATCCGGCACGATCTGCGCCTATGGATCGGGGGCCGATATGGCGCCGACATTGCCGTTCGGGCCATACCTCTTCAAGGCGCTCACCCTCGATATCGTGTTAATTTACATTCTGGGGGCAGCAGCCCGCACAGCCGCAATCAGCCGACTGCACGCAGCGCTAATTGCAGGTTCGTTGCGTCCCGAGATCGCGCGCACCTACCCGCTGGCCGAATGTGCCATCGCCCAGGACGCGGTGATGACGCCCGGCCGTGCGGGCGCGGTTCTGTTGGAAATTTGA
- the irrA gene encoding iron response transcriptional regulator IrrA: protein MLHSALERGSDWLTNAGLRPTRQRVALAALLIGDGQHRHVTAESLFSDVCRMGESVSLATVYNTLRAFCGAGLLQEVMVDGTKSYFDTNTHDHPHFFWEDENRLSDAPADQLQITRLPDAPEGVEIASVDVVIRLRRK, encoded by the coding sequence ATGTTACACAGCGCGCTGGAACGCGGATCAGACTGGCTAACCAATGCAGGGCTACGGCCCACGCGGCAACGTGTGGCGCTGGCGGCACTGCTGATTGGCGATGGCCAGCATCGTCACGTTACGGCAGAGAGCCTGTTTTCCGATGTCTGCCGCATGGGAGAGAGCGTCTCACTCGCCACAGTATATAACACGCTGCGCGCCTTCTGTGGTGCCGGACTGTTGCAAGAGGTGATGGTAGACGGCACCAAGAGCTATTTCGACACCAACACCCATGACCATCCGCATTTCTTCTGGGAAGACGAAAACCGGCTGAGCGACGCGCCTGCGGATCAGTTACAGATTACCCGATTGCCCGACGCCCCTGAAGGTGTCGAAATCGCATCAGTCGATGTGGTGATCCGACTGCGACGCAAGTGA
- a CDS encoding alpha/beta fold hydrolase — MPKFLSKDGLNLHYEDAGDGPSVLCLAGLTRNNADFGFLLPFLPEYRMIRPDYRGRGQSDHAADYMTYSIAQEAQDVLTLLDHLKLDRVTIIGTSRGGLIAMLLAYMAPERLKGVILNDIGPEVTSVGIERIMDYVGNEPNAPDLDAVATTLHALGADAFPGVTLNRWRAQADMMFYEKPGGGLGLRYDARLRDALIGQAGVGPAPDLWALFDALAKLPLTAIRGANSDLLSADTFAKMQERAPSMHVATVPDRGHVPFLDETEALDAIRAHLKEYAT; from the coding sequence ATGCCCAAATTTCTGTCCAAGGACGGCCTTAACCTGCATTACGAGGACGCTGGAGATGGCCCTTCTGTGCTCTGTCTTGCGGGCCTTACCCGCAACAATGCCGATTTTGGGTTTTTGCTGCCTTTCCTGCCCGAGTATCGCATGATCCGACCCGACTATCGCGGGCGCGGACAATCGGACCACGCTGCAGATTACATGACCTATTCCATCGCCCAAGAGGCGCAGGACGTCCTGACCCTGCTTGATCATCTGAAACTGGATCGCGTTACGATCATCGGCACGTCACGCGGCGGCCTGATCGCGATGTTACTGGCGTATATGGCACCAGAGCGTCTGAAGGGCGTGATCCTGAACGACATCGGCCCAGAAGTGACGTCCGTCGGAATTGAGCGGATCATGGATTATGTCGGTAACGAACCGAACGCGCCCGATCTGGATGCGGTTGCGACCACGTTGCACGCGCTCGGTGCTGATGCCTTTCCCGGCGTGACCCTCAATCGCTGGCGCGCACAGGCAGATATGATGTTTTATGAGAAACCCGGCGGCGGCCTTGGACTGCGTTATGATGCGCGTTTGCGGGATGCGCTGATCGGTCAGGCCGGTGTCGGCCCTGCCCCTGATTTATGGGCTCTGTTTGACGCGCTGGCCAAACTACCTCTGACCGCCATTCGCGGCGCCAATTCGGACCTGCTGAGCGCAGACACCTTTGCAAAAATGCAAGAACGTGCGCCCAGTATGCATGTCGCAACAGTGCCCGATCGCGGGCATGTCCCATTTCTGGACGAGACCGAGGCGTTGGATGCGATCCGCGCCCACCTCAAGGAGTACGCCACATGA
- a CDS encoding FKBP-type peptidyl-prolyl cis-trans isomerase, translating to MTEVKSGDTVHIHYTGTLEDGSVFDSSDGRDPLKFTVGSGQIIPGLDTALPGMTLGDKKVVEVAADDAYGQPDPAALQQVPREGIPADIPLDLGTQLQVQTPDGQAMPVTVVEVTDDTVTLDANHFLAGKDLTFAIELVAIG from the coding sequence ATGACCGAAGTTAAATCGGGCGACACCGTCCATATTCATTACACTGGCACGCTTGAGGATGGGTCTGTCTTTGACAGTAGCGACGGGCGTGATCCGCTGAAATTCACTGTCGGATCGGGCCAGATCATTCCCGGTCTCGATACAGCGTTGCCGGGCATGACCCTTGGCGATAAGAAGGTCGTCGAAGTGGCGGCGGACGATGCGTATGGCCAACCCGACCCGGCTGCCCTGCAACAAGTGCCGCGCGAAGGTATCCCGGCAGATATCCCACTTGATCTTGGGACGCAGTTGCAGGTCCAAACTCCCGACGGGCAGGCGATGCCGGTGACCGTTGTCGAAGTGACAGACGACACTGTAACGCTGGATGCCAACCATTTCCTTGCAGGCAAGGATCTGACATTCGCGATCGAGCTCGTTGCGATTGGCTGA
- a CDS encoding phosphodiesterase yields the protein MSADAATTSRIVWLSDLHFDASDRVLGHDPRARLDAAIDYVNAHYGDARLCVISGDMVETASAKNYATLRQSLDRLCLPWHPMTGNHDSRALLRTHLPLPETAMPDFVQYEIALPQARLLCLDTLMEGSGKGVLCQTRLDWLRERLAAPDDGRPIIIFMHHPPMALGLPMLDPMRLENGETLLRILRATPAVRQLCFGHIHRPVAGSIQGMAYCGLRSVLYQAPPPRPDWTWDTFAPAHEAPELGVITLDDGRVMVQTLAFCPAGFGVASV from the coding sequence GTGAGCGCAGACGCCGCAACGACGTCGCGCATTGTCTGGCTTTCCGATCTTCATTTTGATGCGTCTGATCGCGTCTTGGGCCATGATCCGCGCGCCCGGCTCGACGCTGCAATTGACTATGTGAACGCGCATTACGGCGATGCCCGCCTATGTGTTATTTCAGGTGATATGGTCGAAACGGCTTCAGCCAAAAACTACGCGACCCTACGACAGTCGTTGGATCGGCTATGCCTGCCGTGGCATCCCATGACCGGAAATCACGATTCCAGAGCACTATTGCGCACGCATCTGCCACTGCCCGAAACAGCCATGCCGGATTTCGTACAATATGAAATTGCGCTGCCGCAGGCGCGGCTGCTGTGCCTCGATACCCTGATGGAAGGCTCTGGAAAAGGCGTGCTTTGTCAGACACGATTGGACTGGCTGCGAGAGCGGCTGGCGGCGCCCGATGACGGTCGGCCGATCATTATATTCATGCACCACCCGCCGATGGCACTGGGCCTGCCCATGCTCGATCCGATGCGGTTGGAAAATGGCGAGACTTTGCTGCGTATTCTGCGTGCGACCCCTGCAGTCCGGCAACTGTGCTTCGGCCACATCCATCGGCCGGTCGCGGGCAGCATACAGGGTATGGCATATTGCGGCCTGCGGTCAGTGCTATATCAAGCACCCCCGCCGCGCCCAGACTGGACATGGGATACATTTGCCCCCGCCCATGAAGCCCCGGAATTGGGCGTCATCACGCTGGACGATGGGCGCGTGATGGTCCAAACTCTGGCGTTCTGCCCCGCCGGGTTCGGTGTTGCTTCTGTCTGA
- a CDS encoding threonine ammonia-lyase, giving the protein MSNIDMIRAAATRLEGHARRTPMLTSPFLDEIAGRRVLVKPECLQHTGSFKYRGGRSAVSALDPETRAKGVIAFSSGNHAQGVALAAREHGVPAVIIMPADAPRMKIDNTRALGAEVVLYDRAGGESREAIGDKLKAERDLTLIRPYDDPQVIAGQGTTGLEIAAQATEMGVTAGDVLVCCGGGGLTSGIAMALEADAPGLRARPCEPEGFDDVKRSLNSGHIETNNTQSGNICDAILTPAPGQMTFPILHRLCGPGIAVTEEDCLRAMALAFQRLKLVAEPGGAVALAAALFYGDEIEGDAVICTISGGNVDADLFQRALATYGGAE; this is encoded by the coding sequence ATGAGCAACATCGACATGATCCGCGCCGCCGCGACACGGCTGGAAGGTCACGCACGCCGCACGCCGATGCTCACCTCACCCTTTCTTGATGAAATTGCCGGGCGGCGCGTGTTGGTCAAGCCCGAATGCCTGCAACATACCGGCAGCTTCAAGTATCGCGGCGGACGCTCTGCGGTGTCTGCCCTCGATCCCGAAACACGCGCCAAAGGCGTCATCGCCTTTTCCAGCGGCAACCATGCGCAGGGCGTGGCATTGGCCGCGCGCGAACATGGCGTGCCGGCAGTGATCATCATGCCCGCCGACGCGCCGCGCATGAAAATCGACAACACCCGCGCATTAGGCGCTGAGGTGGTACTGTACGATCGCGCGGGCGGTGAGAGCCGCGAGGCCATAGGTGACAAGCTAAAGGCCGAGCGCGACCTGACCCTGATCCGCCCGTATGACGACCCTCAGGTGATCGCGGGTCAGGGCACCACAGGCCTCGAAATCGCGGCACAGGCCACCGAAATGGGCGTGACGGCGGGCGATGTGCTGGTCTGTTGCGGGGGTGGTGGTCTGACATCCGGCATCGCGATGGCGCTGGAGGCCGATGCGCCCGGCCTGCGCGCGCGCCCCTGCGAGCCAGAGGGCTTTGACGATGTGAAACGTTCGCTCAACTCCGGCCATATCGAGACCAACAACACGCAATCTGGCAACATCTGTGACGCAATTCTGACGCCTGCACCGGGGCAGATGACATTTCCGATCCTGCACCGCCTTTGCGGTCCAGGCATTGCCGTGACCGAAGAGGATTGCCTGCGCGCCATGGCCCTCGCCTTCCAACGGTTAAAGCTGGTGGCAGAACCCGGAGGAGCCGTGGCCTTGGCCGCCGCACTCTTTTACGGCGACGAGATCGAGGGCGATGCCGTGAT
- a CDS encoding haloacid dehalogenase type II: MPITTCIFDAYGTLFDVAAAARIAAAEPGRAAFAAHWPRIAQNWRLKQLQYTWLRAITNQHTDFWQVTQDGLDWSLEAEGLNADADLRERLLQLYWELEAYAEVPAMLRALKSAGLNTAILSNGSPDMLDGAVKSAGLGDLLDHVLSVEDVGIFKPASVVYDMVGNCFGCAREEVLFVSSNGWDAAGAASYGFTTAWVNRASEPVDRLPAKPDQILTDLTGIPALAGA; this comes from the coding sequence ATGCCTATTACCACCTGTATTTTCGATGCCTATGGCACGCTCTTTGATGTCGCCGCAGCCGCGCGGATCGCCGCCGCAGAGCCGGGACGCGCGGCATTCGCTGCACACTGGCCCCGGATCGCGCAGAACTGGCGGCTGAAACAGTTGCAGTACACATGGCTGCGCGCGATCACGAACCAGCACACCGATTTCTGGCAGGTCACACAGGATGGGCTGGACTGGTCGCTGGAGGCCGAAGGACTGAACGCCGATGCAGACCTGCGCGAACGGCTGCTGCAACTCTATTGGGAGTTGGAAGCCTACGCCGAAGTGCCTGCCATGCTGCGCGCACTCAAGAGCGCCGGTCTCAACACCGCAATTCTGTCAAACGGATCACCCGACATGCTGGACGGCGCGGTAAAATCGGCAGGTCTGGGCGATCTGCTCGACCATGTACTCTCGGTCGAGGACGTGGGCATCTTCAAACCTGCCAGCGTGGTTTATGATATGGTCGGCAACTGTTTCGGTTGCGCCCGCGAAGAGGTTCTTTTTGTCTCGTCCAATGGCTGGGACGCGGCGGGCGCTGCCAGCTACGGGTTCACAACTGCGTGGGTCAATCGCGCGTCTGAACCCGTGGACCGCCTCCCAGCAAAGCCCGACCAAATACTGACCGATCTGACCGGCATCCCGGCGCTGGCAGGCGCCTGA